Proteins from one Streptosporangium becharense genomic window:
- a CDS encoding HK97 family phage prohead protease, which produces MNLAERAKTGGRERRAYPVQLEVRGKAGALVEITGYATVYEQTYEMWDPFGAYDEVVREGAGTKTLSENPQTQLLLNHGGLSMAYTRAGTLRLAEEPQGLHLAADVNTARGDIRDMVLAIEDGNVDEMSFAFRVTRQQWSPDYMQRDIIEYSLHRGDVSVVNFGANPATSVALRGLDLDRMGDEQARALYERLGQRLAPPAPPAPVAPPVPETQRRNPLSLFEAEAAVLG; this is translated from the coding sequence ATGAACCTCGCTGAACGCGCGAAGACCGGCGGGCGCGAGCGTCGCGCCTACCCCGTCCAGCTCGAAGTCCGCGGCAAGGCCGGAGCGCTCGTGGAGATCACCGGCTACGCCACGGTGTACGAGCAGACCTACGAGATGTGGGACCCCTTCGGCGCCTATGACGAGGTGGTCCGCGAGGGCGCCGGTACCAAGACCCTCAGCGAGAACCCACAGACGCAGCTCCTGCTCAACCACGGTGGACTGAGCATGGCCTACACCCGCGCCGGGACGCTGCGCCTGGCCGAGGAACCGCAGGGCCTGCACCTGGCGGCCGACGTCAACACCGCCCGCGGCGACATCCGGGACATGGTGCTGGCCATCGAGGACGGCAACGTCGATGAGATGTCGTTCGCGTTCCGGGTGACCCGCCAGCAGTGGAGCCCGGACTACATGCAGCGCGACATCATCGAGTACAGCCTGCACCGCGGCGACGTCTCGGTGGTCAACTTCGGCGCCAACCCGGCCACGTCGGTGGCGCTGCGCGGCCTGGACCTCGACCGGATGGGCGACGAGCAGGCCCGCGCCCTGTATGAGCGGCTTGGCCAGCGGCTCGCGCCTCCCGCCCCGCCTGCCCCGGTCGCTCCCCCCGTACCTGAGACCCAGCGACGCAACCCGCTGTCGCTGTTCGAGGCCGAGGCCGCAGTCCTCGGCTGA
- a CDS encoding RusA family crossover junction endodeoxyribonuclease — protein sequence MTAPLLIITVKGTPAGQGNLKTGAHGKSYHANGGELRNWRERIRGAALDALGRHEWVGLGRTTPCLQCDVVRKRHAELLGPVRLETVATVAKPRTATAEWPITRSSSDWDHYARAIGDALTGVVYADDSQVIDGRLIKSFPHVHEHALGEPGAVIRVWGVGT from the coding sequence ATGACGGCCCCGCTGCTCATCATCACCGTGAAGGGCACTCCCGCCGGACAGGGCAACCTGAAGACCGGCGCCCACGGCAAGAGCTACCACGCCAACGGCGGCGAGCTGCGGAACTGGCGGGAACGCATCCGCGGGGCCGCCCTCGACGCCCTCGGCCGCCACGAATGGGTCGGCCTCGGCCGCACCACGCCGTGCCTGCAATGCGACGTCGTCCGCAAGCGGCACGCCGAGCTGCTCGGCCCGGTCCGGCTGGAGACCGTCGCCACCGTGGCCAAGCCGCGAACCGCGACCGCCGAGTGGCCGATCACCCGGTCCTCCTCGGACTGGGACCACTATGCCCGAGCGATCGGCGACGCCCTGACCGGCGTGGTCTACGCCGACGACTCCCAGGTGATCGACGGCCGCCTGATCAAATCCTTCCCGCACGTCCACGAGCACGCGCTGGGCGAGCCCGGCGCCGTCATCCGCGTCTGGGGGGTGGGCACATGA
- a CDS encoding WYL domain-containing protein — translation MYGIGTQVRYHGSIEHLHGEVFEVVRHCCGGTRYTLDGVHGLHHVRHASITPAEDGTACGPDLERAIASEQPVMITYVAADGDWTTRTIEPYELTRTRAGDLIVRAMDHHARAPRTFRVDRIIALDVMPGSFHLERPEADREAAALARIRAEIEDIDPYGYGRDSMRWTPDCPVPAL, via the coding sequence ATGTACGGGATCGGGACGCAGGTCCGCTACCACGGCAGCATCGAGCACCTGCACGGTGAGGTGTTCGAGGTCGTCCGCCACTGCTGCGGCGGCACCCGCTACACCCTCGACGGCGTCCACGGCCTCCACCACGTCCGGCACGCCAGCATCACGCCCGCCGAAGACGGCACCGCCTGCGGCCCTGACCTGGAACGGGCCATCGCGTCGGAGCAGCCGGTGATGATCACCTACGTCGCGGCGGACGGCGACTGGACCACCCGCACCATCGAGCCGTACGAGCTGACCCGGACCCGCGCCGGAGACCTGATCGTCCGCGCGATGGACCACCACGCGCGTGCGCCCCGTACCTTCCGCGTTGACCGCATCATCGCCCTCGACGTCATGCCCGGCTCGTTCCACCTGGAGCGCCCGGAAGCCGACCGCGAGGCTGCGGCCCTCGCCCGGATCCGCGCCGAGATCGAGGACATCGACCCGTACGGCTACGGCCGCGACTCCATGCGCTGGACCCCCGACTGCCCCGTCCCCGCCCTCTGA
- a CDS encoding VanZ family protein: MHLPVPIEVLLSNHDLLIPIAFFLGILLIITIPVSGWLARRTGSARWLTFMFLLGGAGVLAITLPLHVNYYGFLSCVIQNPLQAANVWDSQNYLNAVLYFPVALFGHLVFRRTFVTIAILASGSAAIETIQMFSDRVCSTTDFIFNLIGGLAGIITARILVMATHKTHEQRLGDERHTDSVAP; the protein is encoded by the coding sequence GTGCATTTACCAGTACCCATAGAGGTGCTTCTTTCAAATCACGACCTCCTCATACCAATAGCATTCTTTCTGGGCATCCTGCTCATCATAACGATACCAGTATCCGGCTGGCTTGCCCGGCGCACGGGATCAGCGCGATGGCTGACCTTCATGTTCCTTCTCGGGGGGGCTGGCGTGCTTGCCATCACCCTCCCCCTTCACGTCAACTACTACGGATTCCTGTCTTGCGTCATCCAGAATCCCCTCCAGGCAGCAAATGTATGGGATTCTCAAAACTATCTAAACGCCGTACTTTACTTTCCAGTGGCACTCTTCGGGCATCTAGTATTCCGCCGAACCTTTGTAACGATAGCGATTCTCGCATCGGGATCCGCAGCCATCGAAACGATCCAGATGTTTTCCGACAGGGTTTGCAGCACGACCGACTTCATCTTCAATTTGATCGGCGGCCTAGCGGGAATCATCACTGCACGGATCCTCGTTATGGCGACACACAAAACCCATGAGCAGCGACTTGGTGATGAGCGGCACACCGATTCCGTCGCTCCTTAA
- a CDS encoding phage portal protein yields the protein MSLLFGTARRAAPIERRESSDPPIPPNSALSTSYARVDLHRTEASLQKVAVWSSVTLLAGTASMLPIDVYSGTGPDKRERPKPRWMNDPAGDGTGLEDWIWQLMYSWLLRGNGIGLIGERDPRMGTATQILLQHPDEVAAWKDQEGKPRYRIDGKEVPKDQVWHKRVYPVPGRLKGLSPIEHHALTIGVGIAALRFGASWFEEGAHPSAILSSDKNLDQEQATTAKQRFIAAIRGKREPVVLGAGWQYKAIQIAPGESQFLETNQFTSAECARIFGPGLAEVLGYESGGSMTYSNVESRSLHLLIYALDPWLTRLERVLTELLPRPQYVKINRNALLRTDLLTRYRAYQIAIRNRFGTPDEARELEDRPPLTPEQITQFTTLPPVGGSGASDSTSQEE from the coding sequence GTGAGTCTGCTGTTCGGGACGGCCCGGCGCGCGGCGCCGATCGAGCGCCGGGAGTCGTCCGACCCGCCGATCCCGCCGAACAGTGCGTTGAGCACCAGCTACGCACGGGTGGACCTGCACCGCACTGAAGCCTCGCTTCAGAAGGTCGCGGTCTGGAGTTCCGTCACCCTGCTGGCCGGCACCGCGTCCATGCTGCCGATCGACGTCTACTCGGGCACCGGACCGGACAAGCGCGAGCGGCCCAAGCCTCGGTGGATGAACGACCCGGCCGGGGACGGCACTGGCCTGGAGGACTGGATCTGGCAGCTCATGTATTCCTGGCTGCTGCGTGGCAACGGCATCGGGCTGATCGGTGAACGTGACCCGCGGATGGGCACCGCGACGCAGATTCTCTTGCAGCACCCGGACGAGGTCGCGGCCTGGAAGGACCAGGAGGGCAAGCCCCGGTACCGGATCGACGGCAAGGAGGTCCCAAAGGACCAGGTGTGGCACAAGCGCGTCTACCCGGTGCCCGGTCGGCTGAAGGGCCTGAGCCCGATCGAGCATCACGCGCTGACCATCGGCGTGGGCATCGCAGCGCTGCGCTTCGGAGCCTCCTGGTTCGAGGAAGGCGCGCACCCGAGCGCCATCTTGTCGAGTGACAAGAACCTGGACCAGGAGCAGGCGACGACCGCCAAGCAGCGGTTCATCGCGGCAATCCGTGGCAAGCGCGAGCCCGTCGTACTGGGGGCGGGATGGCAGTACAAGGCCATCCAGATCGCGCCCGGTGAGTCGCAGTTCCTGGAGACCAATCAGTTCACCTCAGCGGAGTGCGCCCGGATCTTCGGGCCGGGCCTGGCCGAAGTCCTGGGTTACGAGTCCGGCGGGAGCATGACCTACTCCAACGTGGAATCCCGATCGCTGCACCTGCTGATCTACGCCCTCGACCCGTGGCTGACCCGGCTGGAGCGGGTGCTGACTGAGCTGCTGCCGCGACCCCAGTACGTGAAGATCAACAGAAACGCCCTGCTGCGCACGGACCTGCTCACCCGCTACCGCGCCTACCAGATCGCGATTCGCAACCGGTTCGGCACGCCTGACGAAGCGAGGGAGCTGGAGGACCGGCCGCCCCTCACCCCTGAGCAGATCACCCAGTTCACCACGCTCCCGCCGGTCGGCGGCTCGGGTGCGTCGGACAGCACCAGCCAGGAGGAGTAG
- a CDS encoding helix-turn-helix domain-containing protein yields MTDEPTSYTELAEVLTALPLLLREARRARHLNQSKAAGQLGVSVATISRIESGEGCYVESALTVLRWLDMGGDERG; encoded by the coding sequence ATGACCGATGAGCCGACCTCCTACACCGAGCTGGCAGAGGTGCTCACCGCGCTGCCGCTGCTGCTGCGCGAGGCCCGCCGCGCCCGCCATCTGAACCAGAGCAAGGCCGCCGGCCAGCTCGGCGTCTCCGTAGCGACGATCTCCCGGATCGAGTCCGGGGAGGGCTGCTACGTCGAGAGCGCTCTGACCGTCCTGCGCTGGCTGGACATGGGAGGAGACGAGCGTGGCTGA
- a CDS encoding WhiB family transcriptional regulator produces MTTVVRRSRADTVAHPMMRTAVPACRGYDPELWFPVGGSAGPALQICRRCPIVEPCRAYGIAYDVDGIWGGTTRAQRDAHRRTHGIGARSVLTSIPKSPPGPVPRRPERRAPSVVVDAPAPEPEPAPEPAPEPAPEPEPAPEPAPEPAPEPAPEPAPEPEPEPVKHCPRCDTDRPLTRWYRNQHAADGLSAWCKPCLHEIAQKGNP; encoded by the coding sequence ATGACCACCGTCGTCCGTCGCTCCCGTGCTGACACGGTCGCGCATCCCATGATGCGCACCGCCGTCCCGGCCTGCCGGGGGTACGACCCAGAGCTGTGGTTCCCGGTCGGCGGTTCGGCGGGGCCGGCCCTCCAGATCTGCCGACGCTGCCCGATCGTCGAGCCGTGCCGCGCGTACGGCATCGCCTACGACGTGGACGGCATCTGGGGCGGGACGACTCGCGCTCAGCGTGACGCCCACCGTCGTACCCATGGCATCGGGGCACGCTCCGTCTTGACCTCCATCCCGAAGTCCCCGCCGGGCCCGGTCCCGCGACGCCCTGAGCGACGGGCACCCTCGGTGGTGGTCGACGCCCCCGCGCCCGAGCCGGAGCCCGCGCCCGAGCCCGCGCCCGAGCCCGCGCCCGAGCCCGAGCCCGCGCCCGAGCCCGCGCCCGAGCCCGCGCCCGAGCCCGCGCCCGAGCCCGCGCCCGAGCCGGAGCCCGAGCCCGTCAAGCACTGCCCGCGCTGTGACACCGACCGGCCACTGACCCGCTGGTACCGCAACCAGCACGCAGCCGATGGCCTGTCGGCCTGGTGCAAGCCCTGCCTTCACGAGATCGCCCAGAAAGGCAACCCGTGA
- a CDS encoding terminase small subunit, with protein MPPRRRQLAAAPEPPTRERAPDLRDAVRAAVDAMDWLADSDQAMKALALRQAEEIEKAVDRAEELAELRRDLAGDEGALRRLRALESMCEVTKTVGWLGPQLQGVLRDLGGTPAARKAMKGDKPIGGRLAQLRADAAGEHDS; from the coding sequence ATGCCCCCTCGCCGTCGTCAGCTCGCCGCGGCGCCTGAACCGCCCACGCGGGAGCGGGCGCCGGACCTGCGCGATGCCGTGCGCGCCGCAGTGGACGCGATGGACTGGCTCGCCGACTCCGACCAGGCGATGAAGGCGCTCGCGCTGCGGCAGGCCGAGGAGATCGAGAAGGCGGTCGACCGCGCCGAGGAGCTGGCCGAGCTGCGCCGGGACCTGGCCGGGGACGAGGGCGCGCTGCGGCGGCTGCGGGCGCTGGAGTCGATGTGCGAGGTGACGAAGACCGTCGGGTGGCTCGGTCCTCAGCTCCAAGGCGTGTTGCGTGACCTCGGTGGAACTCCGGCGGCCCGCAAGGCGATGAAGGGTGACAAGCCGATCGGGGGGCGTCTTGCTCAGCTACGCGCCGACGCTGCTGGGGAGCACGACTCCTAG
- a CDS encoding DUF932 domain-containing protein: MTITDVNAAFAAEKTAQLDARRAARDAAIQRETDKAAWIASEVAAGRMTQIGPDRYRVTQGWDAGETFTVRRNLLGQIAEVVANHGLDVAEDGTVALYSAVPAWHGLGQIIPGGISDIDEVLRLGGIDWEVARREVRYSFMLDDEDRPTLRTAPGHHVTVREDTGEALGVVGNRYEVIQNRRIFEFLEDLVEQGVIWESAGSLRGGRRVFVSMKVPENIVIDAGGIADEVTLFIAAINSHDGSSKAETVVTPWRPICANTERFAVRDAVTRWGIRHTSGALDRLEEARRSLGLTLKYGEAWAAEETALARTALEIDAFHQVIADLWPLEEDAADRTRTIATRRTEHLDAMFRSEGERLGRTAYAAERSITDYLDHVAPRRPGKSMTEEIARATALLEGADDDLKTKAHKRLMLLTHR, translated from the coding sequence ATGACCATCACCGACGTCAACGCCGCGTTCGCGGCCGAGAAGACCGCCCAGCTCGACGCGCGCCGGGCCGCCCGCGACGCCGCGATCCAGCGCGAGACCGACAAGGCCGCGTGGATCGCGAGCGAGGTCGCCGCCGGGCGCATGACCCAGATCGGCCCCGACCGCTACCGCGTCACCCAGGGCTGGGACGCGGGCGAGACCTTCACCGTCCGCCGCAACCTGCTGGGCCAGATCGCCGAAGTCGTCGCCAACCACGGCCTCGACGTCGCCGAGGACGGCACCGTGGCCCTGTACTCCGCCGTCCCCGCCTGGCACGGCCTCGGCCAGATCATCCCCGGCGGCATCTCCGACATCGACGAGGTGCTCCGCCTCGGGGGAATCGACTGGGAGGTGGCCCGCCGAGAGGTGCGCTACTCGTTCATGCTCGACGACGAGGACCGGCCCACGCTGCGCACCGCGCCCGGCCACCACGTCACGGTTCGAGAGGACACGGGCGAGGCCCTCGGCGTCGTGGGCAACCGCTACGAGGTGATCCAGAACCGCCGCATCTTCGAGTTCCTGGAGGACCTCGTCGAGCAGGGCGTGATCTGGGAGTCCGCCGGAAGCCTGCGGGGCGGGCGCCGGGTCTTCGTGTCCATGAAGGTCCCGGAGAACATCGTGATCGACGCGGGCGGCATCGCCGACGAGGTCACCCTGTTCATCGCCGCGATCAACAGCCACGACGGCAGCAGCAAGGCCGAGACCGTGGTCACCCCGTGGCGGCCCATCTGCGCGAACACCGAGCGGTTCGCCGTGCGCGACGCCGTGACCCGGTGGGGCATCCGGCACACCTCCGGCGCCCTCGACCGGCTGGAGGAGGCCCGCCGCAGCCTCGGCCTGACCCTCAAGTACGGCGAGGCGTGGGCGGCCGAGGAGACCGCACTGGCCCGCACCGCCCTGGAGATCGACGCGTTCCACCAGGTGATCGCGGACCTGTGGCCGTTGGAGGAGGACGCCGCCGACCGCACGCGCACCATCGCCACCCGCCGGACCGAGCACCTCGACGCGATGTTCCGCAGCGAGGGCGAGCGGCTCGGCCGGACCGCGTACGCGGCGGAAAGGTCGATCACCGACTACCTCGACCACGTCGCCCCGCGCCGTCCCGGCAAGTCCATGACCGAGGAGATCGCCCGCGCCACGGCCCTGCTGGAGGGCGCCGACGACGACCTCAAGACCAAGGCGCACAAGCGGCTCATGCTGCTGACCCACCGGTGA
- a CDS encoding phage major capsid protein: MLEFLRQQLAKLLEERAALKTELDAVLTAPRAEQRDLNDEEAAAFEQKRDAIKAKDDEIEQRRERIAELEEDERREARAAELTAQYGQTGEARERASGVQVTAEPETYRRGGTASYFRDLVRAQLHGSRDAIERLARNDREVKAELEKRALSTTDGAGGEFVPPAWMMDEWVGLARASRVVANRLRSMPLPAGTDSINLPRLATGTAVAEQATQNTAIQNTDATTNAVTAAVATIAGQQVVSLQLIEQSPINMDDVLLADLAADYAIKADVFVLTNNAAGKRGLLNVSGANAVTYTDASPTAGELYAKVADAIQQIHTGRFMPPDVIFMHPRRWAMLLSALDSAGRPLVTPAANAPQNVIAAVGTINSEGFVGSMQGLPVFVDPNIPINLGAATNEDRIIVARSSDVILFEGTPRSETFRETKAAELSVLLRFYNYVALHSERYAKSISVISGTGLVTPTF, translated from the coding sequence GTGCTGGAGTTCCTGCGCCAGCAGCTCGCGAAGCTGCTGGAGGAGAGGGCCGCGCTGAAGACCGAGCTGGACGCCGTCCTGACGGCTCCCCGGGCTGAGCAGCGCGACCTCAACGACGAAGAGGCCGCCGCGTTCGAGCAGAAGCGCGACGCGATCAAGGCCAAGGACGACGAGATCGAGCAGCGCCGCGAGCGCATCGCCGAGCTGGAGGAGGACGAGCGTCGCGAGGCCCGCGCCGCCGAACTGACCGCCCAGTACGGCCAGACCGGCGAAGCCCGGGAGCGCGCCTCCGGCGTGCAGGTCACCGCCGAGCCGGAGACCTACCGCCGCGGCGGCACGGCCTCCTACTTCCGGGACCTGGTGCGCGCCCAGCTCCACGGCTCCCGCGACGCGATCGAGCGGCTGGCCCGCAACGACCGCGAGGTGAAGGCCGAGCTGGAGAAGAGGGCGCTCAGCACCACCGATGGCGCTGGCGGCGAGTTCGTCCCACCGGCATGGATGATGGACGAGTGGGTGGGCCTGGCCCGCGCCTCGCGGGTGGTGGCCAACCGGCTGCGGTCGATGCCCCTGCCGGCGGGTACCGACTCCATCAACCTGCCGCGCCTGGCGACCGGTACGGCGGTCGCCGAGCAGGCGACGCAGAACACCGCGATCCAGAACACCGACGCCACGACCAACGCCGTGACAGCCGCGGTGGCCACGATCGCCGGTCAGCAGGTCGTCTCGCTCCAGCTCATCGAGCAGAGCCCGATCAACATGGACGATGTCCTCCTGGCGGACCTGGCCGCGGACTACGCCATCAAGGCCGACGTCTTCGTTCTCACGAACAACGCCGCCGGGAAGCGCGGCCTGCTCAACGTGTCCGGCGCCAACGCCGTCACCTACACGGACGCGAGCCCCACGGCGGGCGAGCTGTACGCCAAGGTCGCCGACGCGATCCAGCAGATCCACACCGGCCGGTTCATGCCGCCGGATGTGATCTTCATGCACCCGCGCCGCTGGGCCATGTTGCTGAGCGCGCTGGACTCCGCGGGCCGGCCGCTGGTGACTCCGGCAGCCAATGCGCCGCAGAACGTGATCGCCGCCGTCGGCACGATCAACTCGGAGGGGTTCGTCGGGTCGATGCAGGGTCTGCCCGTCTTCGTGGACCCGAACATCCCGATCAACCTCGGTGCCGCGACCAACGAGGACCGGATCATCGTCGCGCGCAGTTCCGACGTGATCCTGTTCGAGGGCACCCCGCGCAGCGAGACCTTCCGGGAGACGAAGGCTGCCGAGCTGTCCGTGCTGCTGCGCTTCTACAACTACGTGGCGCTGCACAGCGAACGCTACGCGAAGTCGATCAGCGTGATCAGCGGTACGGGTTTGGTTACCCCGACGTTCTAG
- a CDS encoding HNH endonuclease, producing MPRSKGRSGRPYRRLRDQVRAASRVCWICGHAIDLALPPRHPLSWSLDHLVPLSKGGDPLDPTNARSAHYGCNSGRGNRLRGPKPTTSRRW from the coding sequence ATGCCACGCAGCAAGGGACGCTCCGGCCGCCCCTACCGTCGTCTCCGTGACCAGGTCCGTGCCGCCTCCCGTGTCTGCTGGATCTGCGGCCACGCCATCGACCTCGCCTTGCCGCCTCGTCACCCGCTGAGCTGGTCTCTCGATCACCTCGTGCCACTGTCCAAGGGTGGTGACCCACTCGACCCGACCAACGCGCGATCCGCTCACTATGGATGCAACAGCGGACGCGGCAACAGGCTGCGCGGACCCAAGCCGACTACCTCGCGACGCTGGTAA
- a CDS encoding lamin tail domain-containing protein, giving the protein MTKLRTLALALALVLAAALGLTASATAETTPDMRITKVNYNAVGTDTMANRNAEVVRIENKSTDPVDLTDGWKLRDKWGHTYTFADAAVKAVPAGGAVEVYTGAGTNATAGNVTKLFWNLPFHVWNNSGDWAKLWDSTGGSGADYVSWDAYLISG; this is encoded by the coding sequence ATGACCAAGCTCCGGACGCTGGCGCTCGCCCTGGCCCTCGTGCTGGCGGCGGCCCTCGGGCTGACCGCCTCCGCGACGGCCGAGACGACGCCGGACATGCGGATCACCAAGGTCAACTACAACGCCGTCGGCACGGACACGATGGCCAATCGCAACGCCGAGGTCGTCAGGATCGAGAACAAGTCCACCGACCCGGTGGATCTCACCGACGGCTGGAAGCTCCGCGACAAGTGGGGCCACACCTACACCTTCGCCGACGCGGCGGTGAAGGCCGTTCCCGCTGGCGGGGCCGTCGAGGTCTACACCGGGGCCGGGACGAACGCGACCGCCGGCAACGTCACGAAACTGTTCTGGAACCTGCCCTTCCACGTCTGGAACAACTCCGGCGACTGGGCGAAGCTCTGGGACTCGACCGGTGGAAGCGGTGCGGACTACGTCTCGTGGGACGCATACCTGATCAGCGGATGA
- a CDS encoding phage head-tail connector protein, whose product MTYAFGAPVRLTTEIRSGGQLVTPASVELTIRLPDGTTAGPLTPPADGVGLYHYDYVSSQAGRHIARWTTTGPAGATEEPFDVAPMWDAGIVSLAEAKKHLNITTSADDGELAEVIRAVTPVIERHAGAVTRQTYTEDHPDGYGLVLQHTPVLAVTAITGARPGVLDQAVDELADARATGVVRRLDGRWISGPVRVTYTAGRTSVSANVRLAALIIIAHLWETQRGTVAPRLGSDDEVWDPRAGFAVPRRALELLGEQVPGIA is encoded by the coding sequence ATGACGTACGCCTTCGGGGCGCCGGTCCGGCTGACCACGGAGATCCGCTCCGGCGGCCAGCTCGTCACCCCGGCCTCGGTCGAGCTGACGATCCGGCTGCCGGACGGCACGACCGCCGGTCCGCTGACCCCGCCCGCGGACGGTGTGGGGCTCTACCACTACGACTACGTCTCATCTCAGGCCGGGCGGCACATCGCCCGGTGGACCACCACCGGCCCGGCGGGTGCGACCGAGGAACCGTTCGACGTCGCGCCGATGTGGGATGCCGGGATCGTCTCCCTGGCCGAGGCGAAGAAGCACCTGAACATCACCACTTCGGCCGACGACGGAGAGCTGGCCGAGGTGATTCGCGCGGTGACGCCCGTCATCGAACGTCACGCCGGGGCGGTGACCCGCCAGACCTACACCGAGGACCACCCGGACGGCTACGGTCTCGTGCTCCAGCACACCCCGGTGCTGGCCGTCACCGCGATCACAGGGGCGCGACCGGGCGTGCTGGACCAAGCGGTGGACGAGCTGGCCGACGCCCGCGCGACCGGCGTGGTCCGGCGCCTCGACGGCAGGTGGATCTCCGGGCCGGTGCGGGTGACCTATACCGCGGGCCGTACGTCGGTGTCGGCGAACGTCCGCCTGGCCGCGCTCATCATCATCGCTCACCTGTGGGAGACCCAGCGCGGAACCGTGGCCCCGCGGCTCGGCAGTGATGACGAGGTATGGGATCCGCGGGCGGGGTTCGCCGTGCCACGCCGGGCGCTGGAGCTGCTGGGCGAGCAGGTGCCTGGCATCGCATGA
- a CDS encoding pentapeptide repeat-containing protein, whose amino-acid sequence MVPPPLRTPRAAAWWIVPAALLVGGAATVMAWWLLSSLPPLPKAAEEATARQGAIQTALALAAGIGAAITLMLAFRRQRHQEHATHVTAYLTERNARLAEQVAEHNRQDATERRVTELYTKAVEQLGHTTAAVRLGGLYALERLAQDNPDHRQTIVNVICAYLRMPYTLPSDSTRHDPIHAVPRATVAGASALAAGHDPHEERQVRLTAQRILAEHLRDDRTLGQSTTLANSRFWEGMRVDLTGALLIDLDFAGCLTVDAWFEGTTFRGRTDFRRTAFKGDARFSGTIFERDVWFAEAIFVEDAWFTRATFEGETGFSEATFEKGVSFGGAAFTGEVNFGDVIFKGEVGFDGAAFTRDINFGDVTFKGDAYFGYATFNENVHFEKVIFEEDAWFGEATFGGDALFDDVRVLRLDNEHRWPVGWIVVRQKDGSGLLQRDDAEPSPPPAVAEDE is encoded by the coding sequence ATGGTGCCGCCGCCGTTGCGTACGCCACGGGCCGCAGCGTGGTGGATCGTTCCGGCGGCGCTGCTGGTCGGTGGCGCGGCCACCGTGATGGCGTGGTGGCTGCTGAGCAGCCTGCCGCCCTTACCAAAAGCCGCAGAGGAGGCCACGGCTCGCCAAGGCGCGATCCAAACCGCCCTGGCCCTCGCCGCCGGAATCGGTGCAGCGATCACTTTGATGCTCGCTTTCCGCCGCCAGCGCCACCAGGAGCATGCCACACATGTGACGGCCTACCTCACCGAACGCAACGCCCGTCTGGCCGAGCAGGTCGCTGAGCACAACCGCCAAGACGCCACCGAACGCCGGGTGACCGAGCTATACACCAAGGCCGTCGAGCAGCTCGGCCACACTACGGCCGCTGTCCGCTTAGGCGGGCTGTACGCCCTGGAACGCCTCGCCCAGGATAATCCCGACCACCGGCAGACCATCGTCAATGTGATCTGCGCCTATCTACGCATGCCATATACCTTGCCCTCCGACAGCACACGGCACGATCCGATACATGCTGTTCCGCGCGCTACTGTCGCCGGGGCCTCCGCTCTCGCTGCCGGACATGACCCCCATGAAGAGCGCCAGGTCCGGTTGACCGCTCAGCGCATCCTGGCCGAGCACCTACGCGATGACCGCACGCTGGGACAGTCGACGACGCTTGCCAATTCCCGTTTTTGGGAGGGCATGCGCGTTGACCTGACCGGCGCTCTCCTTATTGACCTTGACTTCGCCGGCTGCCTTACCGTCGACGCCTGGTTCGAAGGGACGACTTTCAGGGGGAGAACAGACTTCAGGCGGACGGCCTTTAAGGGAGATGCGAGGTTCAGTGGAACGATCTTCGAGAGGGACGTCTGGTTCGCGGAGGCGATCTTTGTAGAAGATGCCTGGTTTACTAGGGCAACCTTCGAGGGGGAAACTGGTTTCAGCGAGGCGACCTTTGAAAAGGGAGTCTCGTTCGGTGGGGCGGCCTTCACGGGGGAGGTGAATTTTGGCGATGTGATCTTCAAGGGAGAAGTCGGGTTCGACGGGGCGGCCTTCACGAGGGATATAAATTTTGGCGATGTAACTTTTAAAGGGGACGCCTATTTTGGCTACGCGACTTTCAATGAGAATGTCCATTTTGAAAAGGTGATCTTTGAGGAGGACGCATGGTTCGGTGAGGCGACCTTTGGAGGGGATGCCTTGTTTGATGATGTCCGGGTGTTACGGCTGGATAACGAACACCGCTGGCCAGTTGGTTGGATAGTTGTCCGGCAGAAGGACGGTTCCGGATTGCTCCAGCGAGACGACGCCGAACCGTCACCACCCCCTGCTGTGGCAGAGGACGAGTAA